One window of Paenibacillus albicereus genomic DNA carries:
- a CDS encoding histidine kinase N-terminal 7TM domain-containing diguanylate cyclase, which produces MPAFTAVYIVLSSLSGVLNLLIAIYALFIRGMVSLRRIYLLLCGSFVLYTLGAAFEKASDTLTGVLFWTAVQYAGMPFAAPLTLLMALELIGKPDLLPRWAKRLLFVIPTVSFALVSTSSYHSWFYREMRFETVDGVRSIAFDMGQWYIVHGIFTSGTLMLSLVLVLIRLAQRSRGFKLQLAAVAVGIAVPVASSLAYLLGLSPYDVDPVPIVLCLTSALYAWAFLRADLITIVPVARDSVMESMGEGVLVMDADWRLLDTNRSARLLLPELENAAVGGSFREFGLPAEASAAFHAALASAGQAVPFSRGQGDDALHYEVYSAPVPRGAGRRGGHLLVLRDTTERRRLQEELHRLASVDSLTGILNRGAFLSQSAEALAGCVRAKQPCSLLLFDLDHFKSINDTYGHEAGDIVLQGAAALVRQRLEPGMLFARYGGEEFVLLLPGCGEEEAVQFAERIRAAAEQTRLALPDGRQIGIRASFGAAASPAGSLPDYLELYRRADQALYQAKEQGRNRVVSAGAV; this is translated from the coding sequence ATGCCTGCGTTCACCGCCGTCTATATCGTGCTGTCCTCGCTGAGCGGCGTGCTCAACCTCCTGATCGCGATCTATGCCTTGTTCATCCGCGGCATGGTGTCGCTTCGGCGCATCTACTTGCTGCTCTGCGGCTCCTTTGTCCTCTACACGCTCGGCGCTGCGTTCGAGAAGGCTTCCGACACGCTCACCGGCGTCCTGTTCTGGACCGCCGTCCAATATGCGGGCATGCCGTTCGCCGCTCCCCTCACGCTGCTGATGGCGCTGGAGCTGATCGGCAAGCCCGATCTGCTGCCCCGCTGGGCCAAGCGGCTGCTGTTTGTCATCCCGACCGTCAGCTTCGCGCTCGTCTCCACCAGCTCCTACCACTCCTGGTTCTATCGGGAGATGCGTTTCGAGACGGTCGACGGCGTGCGCAGCATCGCGTTCGACATGGGCCAGTGGTATATCGTCCACGGCATCTTCACGTCCGGCACGCTTATGCTCAGCCTCGTGCTGGTGCTGATCCGGCTCGCCCAGCGCTCTCGCGGCTTCAAGCTGCAGCTGGCGGCCGTCGCGGTCGGCATCGCCGTACCGGTCGCCTCCTCCCTCGCCTATCTGCTCGGCCTGAGCCCTTACGACGTCGATCCCGTGCCGATCGTGCTGTGCCTGACGAGCGCCCTGTACGCCTGGGCCTTCCTGCGGGCAGACCTCATCACGATCGTGCCTGTCGCTCGGGACAGCGTCATGGAAAGCATGGGCGAGGGCGTGCTCGTCATGGATGCCGACTGGCGGCTGCTCGATACGAACCGCTCCGCGCGCCTGCTGCTGCCCGAGCTGGAAAACGCCGCCGTCGGCGGCAGCTTCCGCGAGTTCGGCTTGCCCGCGGAAGCGTCGGCCGCCTTCCACGCGGCGCTGGCGTCGGCCGGTCAAGCGGTTCCGTTCTCCCGAGGCCAAGGCGACGACGCGCTGCACTACGAGGTGTATTCCGCGCCCGTGCCGCGCGGAGCCGGACGCAGGGGCGGGCATCTGCTCGTGCTGCGGGACACGACCGAGCGCCGGCGGCTGCAGGAGGAGCTGCATCGCCTGGCCTCGGTCGATTCGCTGACCGGCATCCTCAACCGCGGCGCTTTCCTGTCTCAATCGGCGGAGGCGCTGGCCGGCTGCGTCCGGGCCAAGCAGCCCTGCTCGCTGCTGCTGTTCGACCTGGATCACTTCAAATCCATCAACGACACCTACGGCCACGAAGCCGGGGACATCGTCCTGCAAGGAGCGGCCGCGCTCGTCCGGCAGCGGCTGGAGCCGGGCATGCTGTTCGCCCGCTACGGCGGCGAGGAATTCGTCCTGCTCCTGCCGGGCTGCGGCGAGGAGGAGGCGGTCCAGTTCGCGGAGCGGATCCGCGCCGCCGCCGAGCAGACGCGTCTCGCTCTGCCGGACGGCCGCCAGATCGGCATCCGCGCCAGCTTCGGAGCCGCGGCTTCGCCTGCCGGCAGCCTCCCGGATTACCTGGAGCTGTACCGCCGCGCCGATCAGGCGCTGTACCAGGCCAAGGAGCAAGGCCGCAACCGCGTCGTATCGGCCGGCGCGGTGTAA
- a CDS encoding cupin domain-containing protein, with translation MKDRDKASPGGVQTYRFKDDGTMPNHPFLPVLYYAGAIDEPARATVRFEASGWGNTWENGVYPYHHYHSNAHEALGVVRGSARLQLGGDGGRSLEVRAGDVLVLPAGTGHKRLSASEDFLIAGGYPGGAKYNVRTGEPDERHRDLEEIRLVPIPQSDPVFGPGGPLTELWRPDGR, from the coding sequence ATGAAGGATCGTGACAAAGCCTCCCCCGGCGGCGTGCAGACCTATCGATTCAAAGACGACGGAACGATGCCGAACCACCCGTTCCTGCCTGTCCTGTATTATGCGGGAGCGATCGACGAGCCGGCCCGAGCGACCGTCCGCTTCGAGGCCAGCGGCTGGGGCAACACCTGGGAGAACGGCGTCTACCCCTATCACCATTACCATAGCAACGCGCATGAGGCGCTCGGAGTCGTGCGGGGCAGCGCCCGCCTCCAGCTCGGCGGCGACGGCGGACGCAGCCTTGAAGTGCGGGCAGGCGACGTGCTCGTGCTGCCGGCCGGCACCGGGCACAAGCGTCTGTCCGCGAGCGAGGATTTCCTCATCGCGGGCGGTTATCCCGGAGGCGCGAAGTACAATGTGAGGACGGGCGAGCCGGACGAGAGACATCGCGACCTGGAGGAGATCCGGCTCGTGCCGATCCCGCAGAGCGATCCGGTATTTGGCCCCGGCGGTCCGCTGACCGAGCTTTGGCGGCCGGACGGCAGGTAG
- a CDS encoding phytoene desaturase family protein gives MKAAIVGAGVGGLVTALLLRRQGLEVDVYEKEARAGGRLGYEEDGTGRFRIDQGPTIVLLPDLLRDILVEAGVPPEAIELTRVDPLYDFYYPDGTRWTKHQDAGRQEQELEAAYAGGGADFRRYMRDMEGLFDYGFEAFLSRTFSRPSSFLTPANLRFLLRSRAWRGLRPWTSAYFRDERIRDAYSLQSLYIGGSPLQAPALYGLIPYSEHKHGIWYVKGGYGRLAEVLEQACRSAGVRVHLSCPVESVQVEQGRCTGLTAAGERRTFDAVVYNGDYPGMAGLLDGWRSRPKRYQPSSGCLLVYLGLDRRWEEAGAHQFFLPERHLDHMEDVFRHGRFSQTPSFYAFNPVAVDSDAARPGESVLYVLIPVPADERLDWEGAGAELVERVLERAEALRFPGLREAIRWRRVRTPREAARSGLYRGGSFGIAPVLGQSGGFRPQVKPLPIERLYAVGASVHPGGGIPIVMQGARLLGRIIAKELGT, from the coding sequence ATGAAGGCCGCGATCGTCGGAGCCGGCGTCGGCGGCCTCGTGACGGCGCTGCTGCTGCGGCGGCAAGGGCTGGAGGTGGACGTCTACGAGAAGGAAGCCCGCGCCGGAGGGCGGCTCGGCTATGAGGAGGACGGCACCGGCCGGTTCCGCATCGACCAGGGGCCGACGATCGTGCTGCTGCCGGATCTGCTGCGGGACATCCTGGTGGAAGCCGGCGTGCCGCCGGAGGCGATCGAGCTCACGCGCGTCGATCCGCTGTACGACTTCTACTATCCGGACGGCACCCGCTGGACCAAGCATCAGGACGCCGGCCGGCAGGAGCAGGAGCTGGAGGCCGCCTATGCCGGCGGAGGAGCCGATTTCCGCCGGTACATGCGCGACATGGAGGGACTGTTCGACTACGGCTTCGAGGCATTCCTCTCGCGCACGTTCAGCCGTCCGAGCTCGTTCCTAACGCCCGCCAACCTGCGCTTCCTGCTCCGCTCCCGCGCTTGGCGCGGCCTGCGCCCGTGGACGTCGGCCTATTTCCGCGACGAGCGCATCCGCGACGCCTACTCGCTGCAGTCGCTGTACATCGGGGGCTCGCCCTTGCAGGCGCCGGCCCTGTACGGCCTCATCCCCTACAGCGAGCATAAGCACGGCATCTGGTACGTGAAGGGCGGATACGGACGTCTGGCCGAGGTGCTGGAGCAGGCGTGCCGCAGCGCCGGCGTGCGCGTCCATCTGTCCTGTCCCGTGGAAAGCGTGCAGGTGGAGCAAGGACGCTGCACCGGGCTGACGGCGGCCGGAGAGCGGCGGACGTTCGACGCGGTCGTCTACAACGGCGACTATCCGGGCATGGCGGGACTGCTGGACGGATGGCGTTCCCGGCCGAAGCGCTACCAGCCGTCATCCGGCTGCCTGCTCGTCTACCTCGGCCTCGACCGGCGCTGGGAGGAGGCGGGCGCGCATCAGTTCTTCCTGCCGGAGCGGCATCTGGATCATATGGAGGACGTATTCCGGCACGGACGGTTCAGCCAGACGCCGTCGTTCTACGCGTTCAACCCCGTCGCGGTGGATTCCGACGCGGCCCGTCCGGGGGAGAGCGTGCTGTACGTCCTCATCCCGGTGCCTGCGGACGAGCGCTTGGACTGGGAAGGAGCAGGAGCCGAGCTGGTCGAAAGGGTGCTGGAGCGCGCCGAAGCGCTGCGCTTCCCCGGCCTGCGGGAGGCGATCCGCTGGCGGCGCGTGCGCACGCCGCGCGAGGCGGCCCGCTCCGGCCTGTACCGGGGCGGCAGCTTCGGCATCGCGCCGGTGCTGGGCCAGTCCGGAGGGTTCCGCCCGCAAGTGAAGCCGCTCCCGATCGAGAGGCTGTACGCGGTCGGAGCGTCGGTCCATCCGGGAGGAGGCATCCCGATCGTCATGCAGGGAGCCCGCCTGCTCGGGCGAATCATCGCGAAGGAGTTGGGGACATGA
- a CDS encoding phytoene desaturase family protein, producing the protein MGKRIKAAVIGAGPGGLAAAMLLAARGHEVTLLEKQPYVGGRTSALRLGAYTFDRGPTFLMMLPVLEELFERSDRRLEDYLELKRVDPLYTLKFGDLEFSPGGSHEETARRVEELFPGNGERYMRFMTRERDKLSRVLPLLRRPFGSIGSYLAADVLRALPKLDAADTVHKRLSRYFTDERLRWAFSFQSKYLGMSPWECPGTFTMLSFLEHEYGLYHPIGGLNRISEAMADVAREHGAVIRTGVGARRVLTNGGRAVGVELEGGERIAADSVVIGADFGHAMSTLFDPGTLKSYTPAKLKKKKLSLSTFMLYLGIGAELPMLPHHKIVFAADYRRNVDDMTKRMTLSDDPSLYIHHPSRLDPTLAPPGKSALYLLLPVPNNRSGLDWREEAPKVRALMLERLAAECGLPGAAAVEALIEEERMYTPEDWEKQAYVYQGATFNLAHSLDQMMHLRPRNRFEELEGCYLVGGGTHPGSGLPTIIQSAIISAQLLEEEHLGRSEKGGRGWSGWRRSGRTGEAVRAAEAPVPGGSPARGTRGPAAAPPEVRP; encoded by the coding sequence GTGGGGAAACGAATCAAGGCGGCCGTCATCGGCGCCGGTCCGGGAGGGCTGGCTGCAGCGATGCTGCTGGCGGCTCGCGGCCATGAAGTGACGCTGCTGGAAAAGCAGCCCTATGTCGGAGGCAGGACCTCCGCGCTCCGTCTCGGAGCCTACACGTTCGACCGGGGGCCGACGTTCCTGATGATGCTGCCGGTGCTGGAGGAGCTGTTCGAGCGGTCGGACCGCCGTCTGGAGGATTATCTGGAGCTGAAGCGGGTCGATCCGCTGTATACGCTGAAGTTCGGCGATCTGGAGTTCTCTCCCGGAGGCAGCCACGAAGAGACGGCCCGCCGGGTAGAGGAGCTGTTCCCGGGCAACGGCGAGCGGTATATGCGCTTCATGACCCGGGAGCGGGACAAGCTCAGCCGCGTGCTGCCGCTGCTGCGGCGGCCGTTCGGCTCTATCGGCAGCTACCTCGCGGCCGACGTGCTGCGGGCGCTGCCCAAGCTGGACGCCGCAGATACCGTACATAAGCGCCTCTCGCGCTATTTCACCGACGAGCGGCTCCGCTGGGCGTTCTCGTTCCAATCCAAGTATCTCGGCATGTCGCCCTGGGAGTGTCCCGGCACGTTCACGATGCTGAGCTTCCTCGAGCATGAATACGGGCTCTACCATCCGATCGGCGGGCTGAACCGCATCAGCGAGGCGATGGCGGACGTCGCCCGCGAGCACGGCGCCGTCATCCGCACCGGAGTGGGCGCGCGCCGCGTGCTGACGAACGGCGGACGCGCGGTCGGCGTCGAGCTGGAGGGCGGAGAGCGGATCGCGGCCGACTCGGTCGTCATCGGCGCGGACTTCGGCCATGCGATGTCCACGTTATTCGACCCCGGCACGCTGAAGTCCTACACGCCGGCCAAGCTGAAGAAGAAAAAGCTGTCCTTGTCCACCTTCATGCTCTACCTCGGCATCGGGGCGGAGCTGCCGATGCTGCCTCATCACAAGATCGTCTTCGCGGCCGACTACCGGCGCAACGTCGACGACATGACGAAGCGGATGACGCTGTCGGACGATCCTTCCCTCTACATCCATCATCCGTCGCGGCTCGATCCGACGCTCGCTCCTCCGGGGAAGTCGGCGCTCTATCTGCTCCTGCCCGTCCCGAACAACCGCTCCGGCCTCGACTGGCGCGAGGAAGCGCCGAAGGTCCGCGCCCTCATGCTGGAGCGGCTGGCGGCCGAATGCGGCCTCCCCGGCGCGGCTGCCGTGGAGGCGCTGATCGAGGAGGAGCGGATGTATACGCCGGAGGACTGGGAAAAGCAAGCGTATGTCTATCAAGGCGCGACGTTCAATCTCGCGCACAGCCTGGATCAGATGATGCATCTGCGTCCCCGCAACCGCTTCGAGGAGCTGGAGGGCTGCTATCTCGTCGGAGGTGGAACGCATCCCGGCAGCGGCTTGCCGACGATCATCCAGTCGGCGATCATCAGCGCGCAGCTGCTGGAGGAGGAGCATCTCGGCCGGTCCGAAAAGGGCGGCCGCGGCTGGAGCGGCTGGAGGCGGTCCGGCCGCACCGGCGAGGCGGTCCGAGCCGCCGAAGCCCCGGTTCCCGGCGGCTCGCCCGCTCGCGGGACGCGCGGTCCTGCCGCCGCTCCGCCGGAGGTCCGCCCATGA
- a CDS encoding phytoene/squalene synthase family protein codes for MNNGTTVLDAALAAECEAVMKRSSASFYEAFRLLSSPRREAVYVLYAFCRMIDDSVDEPDTSPYTLDELEERFERLERAEGHFIWPALRWLLASFPIGKEPFRTQMSGQRMDRIRTHYRSLEELEDYCYRVAGSVGEMLLPVLHERPGAAITEAGVWLGKGMQIVNILRDVGEDQRLGRRYVPLELMARCGYSEEEFERGEVNEAFLRVAEELASIAGEWFRRGLEGIHTYPADSAFSIRLAAAYYGEIVEAVRAIGCQVFTQRAYVDDDGRKRLLRAVLLDMATAETARGGERGVADEAGRSASRRDGDEDGPSQVAL; via the coding sequence ATGAACAACGGCACGACGGTTTTGGATGCGGCGCTCGCCGCCGAATGCGAGGCGGTCATGAAGCGAAGCTCCGCCAGCTTTTACGAGGCGTTCCGGCTGCTGTCCTCCCCTCGCCGGGAGGCGGTGTACGTGCTGTACGCCTTTTGCCGGATGATCGACGACAGCGTGGACGAGCCCGACACGAGCCCGTATACGCTGGATGAGCTGGAGGAGCGCTTCGAGCGGCTGGAGCGCGCCGAGGGCCACTTCATCTGGCCGGCGCTGCGCTGGCTGCTGGCGAGCTTCCCGATCGGCAAGGAGCCATTCCGCACGCAGATGAGCGGCCAGCGGATGGATCGGATCCGCACGCATTACCGCAGCCTGGAGGAGCTGGAGGACTACTGCTACCGCGTCGCGGGCTCGGTCGGCGAGATGCTGCTGCCGGTGCTGCACGAGCGGCCCGGAGCGGCCATCACCGAGGCGGGCGTCTGGCTCGGCAAAGGCATGCAGATCGTCAACATCCTGCGCGATGTCGGAGAAGACCAGCGGCTCGGCCGGCGCTACGTGCCGCTGGAGCTGATGGCGCGCTGCGGCTACAGCGAGGAGGAGTTCGAGCGGGGCGAAGTCAACGAGGCGTTCCTGCGCGTAGCGGAGGAGCTCGCATCCATCGCGGGGGAGTGGTTCCGCCGAGGGCTGGAGGGCATCCATACGTATCCGGCCGACAGCGCGTTCTCGATCCGGCTGGCGGCCGCCTACTACGGCGAGATCGTCGAGGCGGTGCGGGCGATCGGCTGCCAGGTGTTCACGCAGCGGGCTTACGTCGATGACGACGGGCGCAAGCGGCTGCTGAGAGCCGTGCTGCTCGACATGGCGACGGCCGAGACGGCGCGCGGCGGCGAGCGTGGCGTCGCGGACGAGGCCGGGCGAAGCGCCAGCCGACGGGATGGAGACGAAGACGGGCCGTCCCAGGTGGCGCTGTGA
- a CDS encoding alpha/beta fold hydrolase, whose amino-acid sequence MGKRIEVEPGVMLNVEDVGQGDAVVFLHGWPASSRMFEYQAMLLPRHGLRFVGIDFRGFGKSDAPWEGYGYDRMADDVRAVVDALALERFTLVGFSMGGAIAARYMHRHREHGVARLILAGAAAPRFTQASDFTDGTPAQQVDAMLDDAHKDRPAMLEAFGKTFADKKPSAPFAQWMSSICLESSAHGTVRAMESLRNEDLRQDLPAITVPTALLQGMKDKICPPELAERTHELVPHAELYRFEESGHAMLFDEPAKFNETLLAFAKPDAAVPRL is encoded by the coding sequence ATGGGAAAAAGGATTGAAGTCGAACCGGGCGTCATGCTGAACGTCGAGGATGTCGGACAAGGGGACGCCGTCGTCTTCCTGCACGGCTGGCCGGCCAGCTCGCGCATGTTCGAATACCAGGCGATGCTGCTGCCGCGCCACGGGCTGCGGTTCGTCGGCATCGACTTCCGCGGCTTCGGCAAGTCCGACGCGCCGTGGGAAGGCTACGGCTACGACCGCATGGCCGACGACGTGCGGGCGGTCGTGGACGCGCTCGCGCTCGAGCGCTTCACGCTGGTCGGCTTCTCGATGGGCGGCGCGATCGCCGCGCGCTACATGCACCGCCATCGCGAGCACGGCGTCGCCCGCTTGATCCTGGCCGGCGCCGCCGCGCCGCGCTTCACGCAGGCGAGCGACTTCACGGACGGCACGCCGGCGCAGCAGGTCGACGCGATGCTCGACGACGCGCACAAGGACCGCCCGGCGATGCTCGAGGCGTTCGGCAAGACGTTCGCCGACAAGAAGCCTTCCGCGCCGTTCGCCCAGTGGATGAGCTCGATCTGCCTGGAGTCGTCGGCGCACGGCACCGTGCGGGCGATGGAATCGCTGCGCAACGAGGACCTTCGGCAGGATCTGCCTGCGATCACCGTGCCGACCGCGCTGCTCCAAGGCATGAAGGACAAGATCTGTCCGCCGGAGCTGGCCGAGCGCACGCATGAGCTCGTGCCGCATGCCGAGCTTTATCGGTTCGAGGAAAGCGGACATGCCATGCTGTTCGACGAGCCGGCCAAGTTCAACGAGACGCTGCTCGCCTTCGCGAAGCCGGACGCGGCGGTGCCGCGCCTGTAA
- a CDS encoding GTPase, giving the protein MLQRDAGREPSLDGPAHDGMSAREGRIEALLPSGSDWEREWRRAAEAQYDQHMGEIGRELDQDILIALVGDVNAGKSSTLNRIVGEPVAGVGAEPGETAIIKPYLFKDRIFFVDTPGLNDVRVENSQLTMDYYRKADIILFFLNAAGTVYSEAEKRSFEAIRDANANIVIVLNKIDAADEVERIVERVRMETGGRFEVVPVSSRTGENIDRLRASILELLRKKSKDLLFARNMKEKSAAANKWILGAAASAGAIGAAPIPGADIVPITAVQIGLLTRLAVLYGRPISKETARELVLATVVGNIGKSVFRQVVKLFPGAGSIAGASVAGAMTLALGYAVKYAYEHDMEISTATVTKLYGMFRKQQGSAGA; this is encoded by the coding sequence GTGCTTCAGCGCGATGCAGGACGCGAGCCGTCCCTTGACGGGCCGGCGCATGACGGCATGTCGGCCCGGGAAGGAAGGATCGAAGCGCTGCTGCCGTCCGGCTCCGACTGGGAGCGCGAGTGGCGGCGGGCGGCGGAAGCCCAGTACGACCAGCACATGGGCGAGATCGGCCGAGAGCTCGACCAGGACATCCTCATCGCTCTGGTCGGAGACGTCAACGCCGGCAAATCGTCGACGCTCAACCGCATCGTCGGCGAGCCGGTCGCCGGCGTCGGCGCGGAGCCGGGAGAGACGGCCATAATCAAGCCGTACCTGTTCAAGGACCGGATTTTCTTCGTCGACACGCCCGGGCTGAACGACGTGCGGGTAGAGAATTCCCAGCTGACGATGGACTACTACCGCAAGGCGGACATCATCCTGTTCTTCCTGAACGCAGCCGGCACGGTCTACTCCGAGGCGGAGAAGCGCAGCTTCGAGGCGATCCGCGACGCGAACGCGAACATCGTGATCGTGCTCAACAAGATCGACGCCGCCGACGAGGTGGAGCGGATCGTCGAGCGCGTAAGGATGGAGACGGGCGGGCGCTTCGAGGTCGTGCCGGTGTCCTCGCGGACGGGCGAGAATATCGACCGGCTGCGGGCGTCCATCCTGGAGCTGCTGCGAAAAAAGTCCAAGGATCTGCTGTTCGCCCGCAACATGAAGGAAAAGTCGGCGGCGGCCAATAAGTGGATCCTCGGAGCGGCCGCCTCCGCAGGGGCGATCGGGGCCGCGCCGATCCCCGGCGCGGACATCGTGCCGATCACGGCCGTGCAGATCGGCCTGCTGACTCGGCTCGCCGTCCTGTACGGACGGCCGATCAGCAAGGAGACGGCCCGCGAGCTCGTACTGGCGACCGTCGTCGGCAACATCGGCAAGAGCGTGTTCCGGCAGGTGGTCAAGCTGTTCCCGGGAGCGGGCTCGATTGCGGGCGCGTCCGTCGCAGGAGCGATGACGCTTGCGCTCGGCTACGCCGTCAAGTATGCGTACGAGCATGACATGGAGATCAGCACGGCGACGGTGACGAAGCTGTACGGCATGTTCCGCAAGCAGCAGGGCTCGGCCGGGGCCTAG
- a CDS encoding ATP-dependent DNA helicase has translation MEELEKQGGPELAEGRLRIAVRALAEYACRGGSIEYGFRSSAALADGARIHKEIQAAYGEEDERELFLRERLEHAGVSWTVEGRCDGLLREDGKETIDEIKSVSRPLADLPEGGWTVHWAQAMGYAAIYAEREDRPEMRVQLTYVHRDSGASVRFARVCSRAELRTSLLALLEAYAPYARMLAEHRRRRDASLAALDFPFGRFRPGQRKLSAAVYRTLETRAGLFAKAPTGIGKTMSVLWPAVRALGEAEEGTDEGKGAGSGVSRLFYLTARTTTRAAAEDALRRMEAQGLVLHAVTLTAKEKICPQEEMRCDGAECPFADGYFDRINGAVLDLLGRETLITRETVERYALKHRVCPFEFSLDAAYAADAVIGDYNYVFDPKVSLKRLPAEQARRSALLVDEAHNLPDRARAMYSAALEKDPFLALQRERKSSAPALAAAAKAVNAAFIALRKEMDAGGGGAAGLRPAGGGAFAADEAPAELLAAARGFVEAAGELLAAGEASGDADGQRRLLDAYYAAKAFAAAGEWFDERFTLVLERQRGSSVQATLRCLDPSALLRQTGRQYGGRVLFSATLSPLPFYMDQLGADEEDRSLTLPSPFDPAQLDVRVLPLSTRYADRAHTLSPLARELLRTVLEQQGHWLAFFPSYAYLNAAYGQLLAELGGEGSRSGRADGPAPEAGGRSMDSGRAPSAGPAGPAEAPPSPAAGGEGGVQPEPFGGERAITLPDGRELRLQLQRPAMTEEDRDRFLAAYADPPGEKGPIRLGFAVMGGIFSEGVDLAGDRLTGVAVIGVGLPQLGPERDLLAAYEQRRGRSGFDYAYVYPGISKVLQAGGRLIRSETDRGTLLLVDDRYAQPRYRRLLPEEWLACPRRESPVIPDGGGGIPDDGGPVL, from the coding sequence ATGGAAGAGCTGGAAAAGCAAGGCGGGCCGGAGCTGGCCGAAGGCCGGCTGCGCATCGCTGTGCGCGCGCTGGCGGAGTACGCTTGCCGAGGCGGCAGCATCGAGTACGGATTCCGCAGCTCGGCCGCGCTCGCCGATGGAGCCCGCATCCATAAGGAGATCCAGGCGGCGTACGGCGAGGAGGACGAGAGGGAGCTGTTCCTGCGGGAGCGGCTGGAGCATGCCGGCGTCTCCTGGACGGTGGAGGGGCGCTGCGACGGCCTGCTGCGGGAGGACGGGAAGGAGACGATCGACGAGATCAAGTCCGTCTCGCGGCCGCTCGCGGACCTACCGGAGGGCGGCTGGACGGTCCACTGGGCGCAGGCGATGGGCTACGCCGCCATCTATGCGGAGCGGGAGGACCGGCCGGAGATGCGCGTGCAGCTCACCTACGTGCATCGGGACAGCGGAGCCTCGGTCCGCTTCGCGCGCGTCTGTTCGCGGGCGGAGCTGCGGACCTCGCTGCTTGCGCTGCTGGAGGCGTACGCGCCGTACGCCCGCATGCTGGCGGAGCATCGCCGGCGGCGGGACGCGAGCCTTGCGGCGCTGGACTTTCCGTTCGGCCGCTTCCGGCCGGGGCAGCGCAAGCTGTCCGCCGCCGTCTACCGCACGCTCGAGACGCGCGCCGGGCTGTTCGCCAAGGCGCCGACGGGCATCGGCAAGACGATGAGCGTGCTCTGGCCGGCGGTACGGGCGCTCGGCGAGGCCGAGGAGGGTACGGACGAGGGCAAGGGCGCAGGCTCGGGCGTCTCGCGGCTGTTCTATCTGACGGCGCGCACGACGACCCGTGCGGCAGCGGAGGACGCGCTGCGGCGGATGGAGGCCCAAGGGCTCGTGCTGCATGCGGTGACGCTCACCGCCAAGGAGAAGATCTGCCCGCAGGAGGAAATGCGCTGCGACGGGGCGGAATGCCCGTTCGCCGACGGATACTTCGACCGCATCAACGGAGCGGTGCTCGACCTGCTCGGCCGCGAGACGCTCATCACGCGCGAGACGGTGGAGCGGTATGCGCTCAAGCACCGCGTCTGCCCGTTCGAGTTCTCGCTCGACGCCGCCTACGCGGCGGACGCGGTCATCGGCGACTACAACTACGTGTTCGATCCCAAAGTCTCGCTCAAGCGGCTGCCGGCGGAGCAGGCGCGCCGCAGCGCGCTGCTCGTCGACGAGGCGCACAACCTGCCGGACCGCGCCCGCGCGATGTACTCCGCCGCGCTGGAGAAGGACCCGTTCCTCGCGCTGCAGCGCGAGCGCAAGTCGTCGGCGCCGGCGCTCGCCGCGGCAGCCAAGGCCGTGAACGCCGCGTTCATCGCGCTGCGCAAGGAGATGGACGCCGGCGGAGGAGGCGCGGCAGGGCTGCGGCCGGCCGGCGGCGGCGCGTTCGCCGCCGACGAAGCGCCGGCGGAGCTGCTGGCGGCGGCGCGCGGCTTCGTCGAAGCGGCGGGAGAGCTGCTGGCCGCCGGCGAGGCAAGCGGCGACGCGGACGGGCAGCGGCGGCTGCTCGACGCGTACTACGCGGCCAAGGCGTTCGCCGCGGCCGGCGAATGGTTCGACGAGCGGTTCACGCTCGTCCTGGAGCGCCAGCGGGGCTCGTCGGTGCAGGCGACGCTCCGATGCCTCGACCCGTCGGCGCTGCTGCGCCAGACCGGCCGCCAGTACGGCGGGCGGGTGTTGTTTTCCGCGACGCTGTCGCCGCTGCCCTTCTACATGGATCAGCTCGGAGCGGACGAGGAGGACCGCTCGCTGACGCTGCCGTCGCCGTTCGATCCGGCGCAGCTGGACGTGCGGGTGCTGCCGCTGTCCACGAGGTACGCCGACCGCGCGCATACGCTGTCGCCGCTCGCCCGCGAGCTCCTGCGCACCGTGCTGGAGCAGCAAGGGCATTGGCTCGCCTTCTTCCCGTCCTATGCCTATCTGAACGCGGCCTACGGGCAGCTGCTGGCAGAGCTCGGCGGGGAGGGGAGCCGCTCCGGCAGGGCCGATGGGCCCGCCCCAGAGGCCGGGGGCCGGAGCATGGATTCCGGCCGCGCCCCCTCCGCCGGCCCTGCAGGTCCGGCGGAAGCTCCGCCGTCCCCGGCGGCTGGCGGAGAGGGCGGCGTACAGCCGGAGCCGTTCGGCGGAGAGCGGGCGATCACGCTGCCGGACGGCCGGGAGCTGCGGCTGCAGCTTCAGCGGCCGGCCATGACGGAGGAGGACCGGGACCGATTCCTGGCCGCCTATGCCGACCCGCCCGGAGAGAAGGGGCCGATCCGGCTCGGCTTCGCGGTCATGGGCGGCATCTTCTCCGAGGGCGTCGATCTGGCGGGCGACCGCCTCACCGGCGTCGCCGTCATCGGAGTCGGGCTGCCCCAGCTCGGGCCGGAGCGCGACCTGCTGGCCGCCTACGAGCAGCGCCGGGGACGCAGCGGATTCGACTACGCCTACGTCTACCCCGGCATCAGCAAGGTGCTGCAGGCCGGAGGCCGCCTCATCCGCAGCGAGACGGACCGCGGCACGCTGCTGCTCGTCGACGACCGCTACGCGCAGCCCCGCTACCGGCGGCTGCTGCCGGAAGAATGGCTGGCATGTCCACGGAGGGAATCGCCTGTCATACCTGACGGCGGAGGAGGGATTCCGGATGATGGAGGCCCGGTCCTATGA